AAGTTGACATTACATCACAAAATCCACGTTTTAAATCATACATTAGCAATTTATGTTTTAGGAACTACTGTTGTTGGTTTGGTGTCAAGTAAGCCTCTTTATATGTTATTTGCCAAATCTCAGTTCtccatgtgggttttatgctaaagatccctctttcaagttggtatctaactggaaaatgcatcttctttaggagtgatatttttaccctgtcgactactgatcgttcatccacactgtgtgtctcATCAATGCAGGTCATTTATGACAAATGTATAGAGTATATGTTTTATAAATTCATGAACACCAGCCAGTTAATTAGcccggttttgttagtttaggtgtATTATACTTCCTCGCCACCAGAGGGGGACATTGAGCCCTTTTCCAGGTTAATTTGATATTTTGTTAGTAAAATGGATGACAGTTTATTCTGATGTAGTGAATATGAGACACATGTAAACAATTGCTTAATTTATTATAGTAAATTAGAAATTATTAGGAATCCACTATACGATCACAATAACTTTGATAGACATTTCAATAGTTTTTTTGTTAGTATATTAAAGGGCAGATTAATGTGGAATTGCTGTGGGAGTGCTATTTATATCCCGtcactactgatcattcatccagactgtgtgtgtcccatcattgcagctttggaaataaattaactatccatccattgctccttcctgtgttgactcactgacttgagagaccaggaaggtCACACTAGCTCGATAGGTTGACATCTAGCTCAAGCTTCACCTCATGCTTTTCATCaactgtgtggttgtgttatctagtgggaacccGTTAGCACAGTGGGCTCTGGTGCCTTCTTGCCGTGGGCTCAAATCAAAAGAGGAAATCAACCTGCTTGCTCCTTTATGTTGTGTCAACTTGTCGATATGTTACGTTTGATACCGGAGGTACGAGCCATGCGTCCAAATCACTAAACAATAATTCAAAGCAGTGTGCTGATgcctgtatcactttatcagcaACACGTCATCAATGGCGTCTGGAGAATCATTTCGTCtaacaaccacctgattggtttggtattgggcGTGTTCGACACTGCAGGTGACTGCCAAcggactgatctacaaatcaccttacatcataaataactactcattattatttataaatcagtcagccagtcaatttACCCACAATGCAGCATGGATTTGATGCTCTCGATCAAGGCCAGTGGTTTAGAAGAAGACATGAAGGTTTAATATATGACATAATGGCTACGCTGCTACGGACGTCATCTATAAAATGTGGCTGTTCTaaattctgtgtctctcaaagccttgagtaatgaacctatttttTGACACAATTGGCTGTAAAGCATCAATGCTTCAGGAAGCtttgtttccccatcactacttTTCCGCATGTTCTCTGTGAAGTAGACTATGGGAGTTTTGTAACTTTTACAACCTTGGCTTACTGCTAGCGCGCAAGCTGACTGACAATAATAATCTTGTAATCTTTATATTGTGGATTTGGGGGATTTTCATGAAATCATGAGTTCAAACGATTGGTTTAATATGAAGTTCtacatttgaagttatttctgttgtagtttacatcatagggaataggctggtccTCCATATTACTTCACACCTGACTTTGGCATTCTTTTGAATTCTGATTGGTTAAATGTAATAaggtgtaactttgcattgggacttaaaacatatatttcatttgatattttataaacatacacatacaaattacaacatcatacaaacattaactacatcacacctgcccagactcaCTAGAACACAaccccatctccattaactacatcacacctgcccagacccactagaacacacccccatctccattaactacatcacacctgtccagacccactagaacacacctccatctccattaactacatcacacctgcccagacccactagaacacacctccatctccattaactacatcacacctgcccagacccactagaacacacctccatctccattaactacatcacacctgcccagacccactagaacacacctccatctccattaactacatcacacctgcccagacccactcgaacacacctccatctccatgaactacctgcccagacccactagaacacacctccatctccattaactacatcacacctgcccagacccactagaacacacctccatctccattaactacatcacacctgtccagacccactagatcacacctccatctccattaactacatcacacctgtccagacccactagaacacacctccatctccattaactacatcacacctgcccagacccactagaaaacacctccatctccattaactacatcacacctgcccagacccactagaacacacctccatctccattaactacatcacacctgcccagaaccactataacacacctccatctccattaactacatcacacctgcccagacccactagaacacacctccatctccattaactacatcacacctgcccagacccactagaacacacctccatctccattaactacatcacacctgcccagaaccactataacacacctccatctccattaactacatcacacctgcccagacccactagaacacacctccatctccattacctacatcacacctccatctccattaactacatcacacctgcccagacccactagaacacagccAGCGCATTCATCAGCACCatttaatttatatttttttgaattttgaattgaattaaaaacagaggattggttgatttccaggtttaattaagtataatatttaagatgatttatgagaaaagtatcgtccaactctggggtatctcactgcaccctcaaatgccatattttgaaatatacagacagacagattaaaagtaattttacattgtagaactgtacttctgacagccaactttctaactccgcccataactttatgacatcataacattcccagaaggattattgagtcattgttagttttacactgaagacatgactctgccgttgtgctgtagaatttgtgaattttgtctcttgtataataagggactatcatttgtcccaacatcacaggccacagacTTTGATGCAGTTAAAGACTTCCAAAAGTGTTTCCGCAGTTTAAGATCAACTGAGTTTTTTTAATGGGGTTTCTCCTTGTGCACCTGCCAATGTAAATCCTTTGAACgagacaagttaccagacaggacGTATTGCTAATGTTCTTCCCATTAATAACCTGAATTACAATTAACTTGTGGGCGGTTGTGGTGATGACGTCCTATTCGATGACGTCGTCCATCGGGATTCCCCAAAAAAGAAGacgctctggattgatcactggagttagatgtgaaggaggaggttgatcatcaggagtcagatgtgaaggaggaggttgatcatcaggagtcagatgtgaaggaggaggttgatcatcaggagtcagatgtgaaggaggaggttgatcatcaggagtcagatgtgaaggaggaggttgatcatcaggagtcagatgtgaaggaggaggttgatcatcaggggTCAGATGTGAAAGAGGAGGTTGATCAttaggagtcagatgtgaaggaggaggttgatcatcaggagtcagatgtgaaggaggaggttgatcatcagtgaaCCTCTAGGATTGTGGCTGGGCTGGTGTTTCCACTTCCAGCTGggtcatatattttgatacattgaatgttgataCTGTGAATCTATGTTAAATATTTGTACCTCctgtttcatgaagtgatgtcactaagtactgcccctatatataaAATGcatttgaaagtattcagaccccttcactttttccacattttgttacgttacagccttattctaaaattgattcaatatttttttccccccatcaatctacacaatacccaatattgacatcacaataccccataatgacatcacaataccccataatgacaaagcaaaaacaggtaaataaatgattttttaaaattttatttcaaaaacaaggacatttctaagtgaccccaaacttttgaatggtagtgtacatctacatgatgtattgttacaccatgtaggagcagtatagacctagtctgttcattatatacatctacatgatgtattgttacaccatgtaggagcagtatagacctagtctgttcatcatatacatttacattatgtattgttacaccatgtaggagcagtatagacctagtctgttcattatatacatttacattatgtattgttacaccatgtaggagcagtatagacctagtctgttcattatatacatctacatgatgtattgttacaccatgtaggagcagtatggacctagtctgttcattatatacatctacatgatgtattgttacagcatgtaggagcagtatggacctagtctgttcattatatacatttacattatgtattgttacaccatgtaggagcagtatagacctagtctgttcattatatacatctacatgatgtattgttacaccatgtaggagcagtatggacctacagtagcttgctacttatttagatttagtttgaCTAATTAATGTGACTAATTTAGATGTAATATAACTTAATGtaactgccttaaatgtgctgtagtaaCAATTTTTTATTcacactaatcaatcaacacattcctgtctttgtatgtctcaatataatgaaattatttaattaaatccatttgaaataatcattttttttaaaaataaaatatgatcctcaactgcgtttcacctccagtcagcagacggcgatgtgcgtctttcaggcgacgctgccagcgtgacgtataatctagtggacggttcttcataaacagctcgtcaaccacctcggtagcttgctagccaacataaccgaaagattcaagctatttatacgcttttGGTGTATATTACCTACTGTGTTTTAgacacacttctgtcgtatctacttgttaacctatttaatttaatattacgttattttgtattagtcagctatagtagctggctggttaagttagcactagcctagtagctaatgatagctagctagctaacatccccgaacatgagctcAGTAAGCTTCTCCCCTCTTGTtaaagaagaggaggtctgctggacggagaaagaagctctggggctgaacattgtcgtgaaagaggagaaggaagaagaggatgtcacagtaaaacaagaagtagagggtgatgctgttacagtgaaagaagaagagaaagacgcgttcagagtttatggagtgaaagaggaggaggatttttCTGTGAAAGAAAAGGAGGAAGATGAAGTTTTTGGAGTGGAGGATGAAgagggggagattactgtcacattagaggaggatgaagaacagaggactggagatctgattaacaccagtaaatacagtgagTACTATCTTATAAAACAGGGCCAttgatctgattaacaccagtaaatacagtgagTACTATCTTATAAGACAGgggcacaaactctgcagttgttgaagtAATGTGCGATTTTTGAAAGGGCATTCTATACTTGAATATGTTTTTGTACTGTGAATTGTTCATGACTTCCTCCAGTGATTATTTTTAaaattttcctgttgaaaagtgatatataaatacagtaaagtataaACACACTAAAGGGAAACAAatgttttgagcaaaatagtgttttttagACAACTGCAAACTAGGAGTGAGTGATGTCATAGTAAGGCCTTCAAGGAGTTGGCTTGATGGGAAGTCGTGATGTCATCCAATAGGAGACAGAtcttcatgtgaatattcattattcttttaaaatccttcctgttctgtcaagttggttgttgatcattgctagaaagccattttcaagtcttgccatagaccttcaagacgatttaagtccaaactgtaactaggccactcaggaacattcaatgtcatcttggtaagctaaTCCAgtttagatttggccttgtggtttaggttattttcctgttCCTACAGTTTTTTGTATTCAGATCTCTAAAATACACTTTACCTACGTAACATTTAGTGTCTCCTTATGTTATGCtgagaaaacagttttcatgggcacagaaatcctaaatcatttcagagtttgctaaatccaatggttctaaccgagagtcaccttaactttattgacaacacccaaatcgatactgtcattaacgcggttcttcaataattacacataattcttaatactgtagctgtttagttacagtcacatgttcaactatcatcagctgatccaggatttttttttttttaatgccagTCAAatcggggcagcaggtagcctagtggttagagcgttggactagtaaccgaaaggttgcaagatcgtaaaaatctgtcgttcgtcccctgaacaaggcagttaatccactgttcctaggccgtcattgaaaaaaataatttgttcttaactaacttagttaaataaattttaaaataaaaatatataaaaaaatgacaAACATaacgacatgcaacaacaaccaaagtgcttcttcattcattactctggtaaagacagttatgccgtgctccacgttggatccaacatccctaacaaattgatgtttataatgtgttattgtctgcttgatttacagtagtGTCTCAGTCTGTTTGCacacagagatacttagctcataatgtgtagagaactgttccttgatggataggctattgtacaacacacagagatattttcctttattcaggacatttagaatgaaaacacattacagagtagcctagtgggatTATTACAAAATTATCTGGTTATGAAATGTCATGAAAAAAAAAGCCATTTTAGTTTCCATGTTTCACTTGAAATATTAAATGATTCATAGTCCTAGGTCTATGTtattattgttaggtgaagttatgggtcctacagtaggtctatgttattgttaggtgaagttatgggtcctacagtaggtctatgttattgttaggttaagttatgggtcctacagtaggtctatgttgttgttaggtgaagttatgggtcctacagtaggtctatgttattgttaggtgaaggtgtgggtcctacagtaggtctatgttgttgttaggtgaagttatgggtcctacagtaggtctatgttgttgttaagttatgggtcctacagtaggtctatgttattgttaagtgctagaaagccattttcaagtcttgccatagacctTCAAGACCAAACTGTCCAAACTGacgatttaagtccaaactgtaactatgggtcctacagtaggtctatcttgttgttaggtgaagttatgggtcctacagtaggtctatgttattgttaggtgatgttatgggtcctacagtaggtctatgttattgttaggtgatgttatgggtcctacagtaggtctatcttgttgttatgggtcctacagtaggtctatgttgttgttaggggaagttatgggccaatttgtGAAACACTTAATGTACAAACCCTCAGTTTCAGGCTGATGGCAAAGCTAGctaaagagcattttactggttgaagtgtttaaaagtataaagcagttgatttgcgacaataacacaaacatattaagcaGGAGATTCAAACGAGCCTAACAGTTGTAAtcccaaagtagtgtgaaatgcctCATAAACAACCTGGAAATGGAGGATATTAATGCACTCACACGGTGGTGAATTAGTGAATAGACACAGAACTTAATGTGAGTTTCCTTCagtagcactcctgatcttgcGCTGATTATGCGCTGtaatattcagaatacattgtggaaaactaaaatctttgctcaccatttttgttccgggcagatatactacattcataactagtggtttcctcattacaagatatactacatccataactagtggtttcctcattagcagatatactacatccataactagtgatttcctcattagcagggaggcgtttctgcaatcaaattgtgtCTGCATCGCCCTCGTGCTGCAATTTTagtaaacacagaaaggggccttttTTGGAGATCAAAggtcgtctggcacactgcttagagtttgactgtcttaagacaattgtaaaataatttaacagacctctgggcatcaccttttacctcaaataaacagtggatttctgctgtcgTGGGCCTTTAaccgtctgactttgttgttcacacaggagagagatgtgactatcatggatcctctggggagcctcaacaacctcatgatactgacaaggcagagaagagtctctccagatcagaactcctcaagaaacaccagcagagacccacagggaagaaatctcactgctgctctgactgtgggaaatgttgcaaatcttcatcagaacttaaaatacaccagagaacacacacaggagagaaaccatatagctgtgatcaatgtgggataaGTTTTGCTAAATCTAGCCATCTGactacacaccagagaacacacacaggagagaaaccatatagctgtgatcaatgtgggaagagttttattcaatctagccagctgactgcacaccagagaacacacacgggagagaaaccatatagctgtgatcaatgtgggaagaattTTGCTAAATCTAGCTCTCTGActgcacaccagagaacacacaaaggagagaaaccatatagctgtgatcaatgtgggaagagttttgctagatctagcaatctgactacacaccagagaacacacacaggagagaaaccatatagctgtgatcaatgtgggaagaattTTGCTAAATCTAGCTCTCTGActgcacaccagagaacacacaaaggagagaaaccatatagctgtgatcaatgtgggaagagttttgctagatctagcaatctgactacacaccagagaacacacacaggagagaaaccatatagctgtgatcaatgtaggATGAGTTTTTCTACATCTAGCAAtctaactaaccaccatagaacacacacaggagataatccgtgctgtgatcaatgtgggaagagtttttctactCCTAggtatctaactatacaccagagaacacacacaggagagaaaccttatagctgtgatcaatgtaggaagagtttttcttcttctagctatctaactatacaccaaagaacacacacaggagagaaaccttatagctgtgatcaatgtgggaagagtttttcttcttctcgctatctaactgtacaccatagaacacacacaagagagaaaccatatagctgtgttcaatgtgggaagagttataCTTTGCCAAAAAATCTGAATATACACAAGCGGACACACACAGgggaagagatactctgataaaagatctctgattaaacataaagttgtttcatgatatcaattgatgtcacaatgtagaatgtttaaacattgtagtaggagtattttaatgatgtcacaatgtagaagccTAAACATTTGTCCCTGTTACTAGTCTCTGTTAGTGACTAgcacaaaaagagctgtgttacacttcccatgttggtgacccacttgaatcaaaatgcaacacttcaaaatgtagcgatctgttttctacaagttgtcctctaaccagggatgtaCACATTACTCCCAGATtctgtgtggtttttgagctgttagttttaacaggatgtgtaacctcatctctcttctgtcacacaattgatttcaacatgatatcgatatgagtgatgacaaataagtgttgtcttcctttgtttagcgacccctacatttaaatgcatcactccaataTGTAGCTGACTGTTTTCTGCAggctgtcctctaaccagtgaggtaaaatatatctcccatttccatgtgtttttttagttgttagtttcaacagcaagTACAACCTGATTTCGCCCCCTAattgatatcagtgatttattgctacttgtcaaaacaacagcgtttctggtgcttgtgcagtttataaggagattgtttaaataaatataaatacaagtaatatgattattgtggcagatgtttgtgtatatagtaCATTTTACGTTTAGGTTTCTGCATTTGGACTATTGATTTCGACACGTTTAACCTCTAactcctcacaaacccggatccgggagcacccccatcacaaaagctgactagcatagccgagcctaaagttacagggatatcataaaataaaatgttcatgaaatcacaagtccaagacaccaaatgaaagatacagatcttgtgattcaagccatcatctctgatttttaaaatgttttacagggaagacacaatatgtaaatctattacctaaccACGTTAACAAAAGAcaacacttttcttactccaccattttcttactgcatcagtagctatcacaaattcgaccaaatgaagatataaatagccactaaccaagaaacaacctcatcagatgacagtctgataacatatttattgtatagcataagttttgttagaaaaatgtgcatatttcaggtataaatcatagtttacaattgcagcccccatcgcaactctcactaaaatgactagaataactacagagaccatcgtgtattagctaattactcatcataaaacatttcttaaaaatacacagcgtacagcagatgaaagacacagatcttgtgaatattgccaatatttcagattttctaagtgttttacatcgaaaacacaatatagcgttatcttagcttactacaatagtcagtcacacagcagcattgattcaaggcaaaaatagcaataacgttataaaccaccaaacgctattaattttttcactaaccttctcagaattcttcagatgacagtcctgtaacatcatattacacaattcatatagagttggttcgaaaatgtgcatatttagccgcacaattcgtggttacacaACGTGATTAGTGGGCAGaaaatcaagcaatctgtcctgcgccatcttggaaaggcacctattcttatcgaaagctattcataaacttgacaaaacaGACAGCTGatgatatttaattcacttagctatctatctatacagACTGGTTACCTATTTAGATGTGATATGAGAGTattgtgtgaaattattttgatgttaaagtattttaaattattttgatgtgatatgaaagtattgtgtgaaataattgttatgtgatatgaaagtattatgtgaaattattttgaggagtacagtgtacagtgtagcttcagccattcctacagaacaacattaaagtgtagaacccctttactgcatattggttcaacagAGACGGTACTTACTTGTGTTAAACggatctccaacctcctcttcttcctccaatgtgacagtaatctccccctcctcccctttcactccaaaaactgcatcttcctcttctttcactgtaacgtctttctcttcttctttcacggtaacagcctcaccctctacgtGTTTTAATATTGTAACAGCCTCATCTTCgacctcctctttcactccaaaaatcgcatcctcctctttcactctgaacgcgtcttcctcttctttcactgaaacgtctttctcttcttctttcacggtaacagcctcaccctctacttcgtTTTTGTATTGAAACAGTCTCCTCTTCGTCCTCTTTCACGAAAGCTtatttctccgtccagcagacctcatcctcttctttagcaggaggagagtagcttagtgaactcatggtcggagatgttagctagctggcattAGCGACTAACCTAGTTCAAAGCTAACTTAGCAAACAAGCTAGCTGACAAACAACGTAAATATATAATTAAATGGGCCAACAAGTACATACAACAGAAGTGTGTTTCAAACACATCGACTAATATACACCAAAACAGTGTAAAGAGCTTGAATATTGTAGCTGTGTTTGCTAGAAAGCTCCCGAGGTGTCTGACTAGCTGTTGTTGGTGAAGaagcgtcccgtccactagattatacgtcacactggcaCCATCGCCTgaacctgaaagacgcacatcgccatctgatgactggagtgggaaacgcagttgaggaaccaaacgtttatttttcatttatttcataaaagtttaatattatattatgccgttcaaagagaagcatgtgttgattgattcgtgTTTAATGAGTGAGAGTTTAAAACAAACTTTACACCCACTACATATTTGCATTGAACCATACTTCTGAcatggatcattttgaccccagaggCATATCTTTGATCATAGCCAAAATGTGGGTTATTCAATTCCTCCAATTTTTCATGACTTTGTCAATCAACTTGTTCTTATTAAATCTAAATCAtggtttagtgtttctgtatcaatatgGACTTTTAACAAATTCAAATCCTTTGGAGTCATTTTGACCCCAGCCAAAAGCACCTTTGATAAATAGGACGTTTATTgacaatcaaaatcaaatcacattttattggtcacatacacgtgtttagcagatgttattgggggtgtagtgaaatgcttgtggttctagctccgacagtgccgtaatatctaacaagtaatttctaataatttcacaacatatacccaatacacacacatctaagtatttgaatctaggtttctctgtagacatgattcatcccaccagagggtggaggggcacctgtatcagtggttttgaccagatagacacctgcagacacacagtataGTGCCTCCCATGTACTCTCCTATGATTGGACATTTCTATACCACGTATCACGTGACTGTGTACAAAACTGCCaatggtagaaaactctgccagcggtagaaaactctgccagtggtatacagtgcattcgttaagtattcagaccccttcactttttccacattcagttactttacagccttattctaaaatggaatattttccccctcatcaatctacacacaataccccataatgacatcacaataccacataatgacaaaccaaaaacaggtttgtaaacattcttgcaaatgtatttacttaagtattcagaccctttgctatgagactcgaaatggagctcagatgcatcctgattccattgatcatccttgagatgtttctccagcttgattggagtccacttgtggtaaattcatttgattagacatgatttggagaggcacacacctgtctatataaagtcccacagtttacagtgcatgtgtcgtggtaatttcctgtattactcaataaagagagagagagagccaaccacacacaagtcagagttaaatTATATATTCCATCTTTAATATATATACAAGCTTCAC
The DNA window shown above is from Salvelinus fontinalis isolate EN_2023a chromosome 40, ASM2944872v1, whole genome shotgun sequence and carries:
- the LOC129839896 gene encoding zinc finger protein 436-like, yielding MSSVSFSPLVKEEEVCWTEKEALGLNIVVKEEKEEEDVTVKQEVEGDAVTVKEEEKDAFRVYGVKEEEDFSVKEKEEDEVFGVEDEEGEITVTLEEDEEQRTGDLINTSKYRERCDYHGSSGEPQQPHDTDKAEKSLSRSELLKKHQQRPTGKKSHCCSDCGKCCKSSSELKIHQRTHTGEKPYSCDQCGISFAKSSHLTTHQRTHTGEKPYSCDQCGKSFIQSSQLTAHQRTHTGEKPYSCDQCGKNFAKSSSLTAHQRTHKGEKPYSCDQCGKSFARSSNLTTHQRTHTGEKPYSCDQCGKNFAKSSSLTAHQRTHKGEKPYSCDQCGKSFARSSNLTTHQRTHTGEKPYSCDQCRMSFSTSSNLTNHHRTHTGDNPCCDQCGKSFSTPRYLTIHQRTHTGEKPYSCDQCRKSFSSSSYLTIHQRTHTGEKPYSCDQCGKSFSSSRYLTVHHRTHTREKPYSCVQCGKSYTLPKNLNIHKRTHTGEEIL